The Oryzias latipes chromosome 1, ASM223467v1 genome contains a region encoding:
- the LOC101160962 gene encoding E3 ubiquitin-protein ligase RBBP6 isoform X3 — protein MSCVHYKFSSKLDYNTVTFDGLHITLSELKRQIMARERLKATDCDLQITNAQTREEYTDDEAHIPKHASVIVRRTPLGGVKPAGRTFIVDRSDTSVVGSSRPTDSSPSLSLAQLAKTANLVDANASEEDKIKAMMTQSNHDYDPANYSKKAIGPPPAHYTCFRCGKAGHYIRQCPLPVVQDKSADGPKPVKISKGIPQSFMVKADPGTKGAMLTSTGEYAIPAIDAEAYAQGKKERPPFVPHEQSSSEDDTDPIPDELLCPICNDLMTDAVVIPCCGNSYCDECIRTALLDSEEHICSSCNQSDVSPDNLIANKFLRQAVNNFKNETGYTKHGRKQVQQAVPPPPRPQLVRPLHSRQQDPLLANFSNPPSTSTATTAPKTENLPVGTPSAFSPSTPSPPHAEAASEEPNASPATAPVSDHHSPVHSSSQGEPPPPGEVDEADPEPAVKQESSGKSESATQRYNLPVISHLPPSRPHHSSGHQSRHNQSHRGGGRHWNRNRGEQTHLQAPLPPVPAPQVYPSPLYPPPTQPYLPPYSSGPGLIPPPIISYQPQPVFAPGPPVLNPPWVPPGAQPPLLPLPPMAQPLLSKEDFYRPRHHRQDKATSKLDEFTKDFHEELIKYRNAPKRRRPSYPRSRSYSRSPFSRSPYSRSRSRSRSRSRSRSYSFSPSRSRSRSHGRSYTRSPYSRRNGRSYGRSRTRSRSRSRSFGYRRSGSPRSPFRVWEGAEGAGPYRSRSRSPGGFRSRSPGGRRLPPRELLPYDLKGHSPTGHDRWERERYRQWEKEYTDWYNKYYKDYDTQHPSMHHRSHSSREGEREKMPSSRDYSPQGRGRRGRDERGGPPHYLPTSSSTGNKSSSKLMRSKKIKRKTGEEGEASHHSLDRGDATPVRDEPMDEMSSQSKTPPISSKASAGAAPSKASASKSTGVLSKTTTKSTSKTVSDKTKKEKGSNGKTKGKTESVKVKSEGVKVKKKTAEGVMTKKKDSSSSSASKLLKTVKDASNLTTTKKEKSKISVRSTAVKTPPLSSQNPFPSLHEGSRSDHDLRGRRDPPQSLLSLPHQHGLPHLPRPSSPIDNRRRMGEECRSLLRPPGKLRRIDGIEGGGDVLSHSHLPHQLGLHRFSAPSDRLSNLPPMQVSRDLVRGDSDRSAIRPLMDIPKPMRRIKLNRDLGRRGSTEATSLDKAPFGLDKITNSTLDRSAASIVSEGNGVSPAGENERKDPSASVERPVSRDRPGAGGDKRHSSDIDRDRLSASERDRERPSTLERDRERPSTLERDREKPSTSERERDRPSTSEKDRSATSERDRDRSSASERDRERSSTSEKDRERPTTSEKDRERPSASEKERERPPASERERDRPSASERDRDRLSASERDREKPSASERDRDRASGSGRDRERPSTAERDQDKSVSDRDQDKASASERGRDRSAFDKDRLVGSKEKDKVSSTGLEKAAVDRDKEVEKSAKPEKKNSNSGSGGGRSVCLDKMTIGEKSAITRRPSDHQERPSVSSKERGESSDKAAKSDRSTSSDRTERSGLKGEKSSAPVREGVKDRQPMSVKSKPRLSRKALSSHAVSSTRPSQEKNQNSEKELKSVTSKPVKPPSSSPSSSPSVSPANLEPLIQPPPRSKWEKEDDEEGQEDVLPAAIKEPSPVKHRSQVREVLSEAAKPIRSEYREVSREERRGVGREEKKRKSARDEGKGVRTSQTDSSKQVKAKVTKDEGRGAKEEKKSSGREEERRGEREEGRGVTGKEERAVESRGGGQEGSRGPEPKRQRLCSDLTRETDEAAFVPDYSEGEGSEAEGGRSGRSISPSLSQLSVSQPSRSPTMSNHSSSATTTTTDKKKKKHKKHKKHKKHKKHSSQDKEGEPKTHKHKKKKHKKNKDKETEEDEKKMDKEEEVPPC, from the exons ACGGATTCTTCTCCTTCTTTGTCTCTTGCCCAGCTTGCCAAG ACCGCTAATCTGGTTGACGCAAATGCGTCAGAGGAGGACAAGATTAAAGCCATGATGACTCAATCGAATCATGATTATGACCCAGCAAA TTACTCAAAGAAGGCAATTGGACCCCCACCTGCTCACTATACTTGCTTTCGTTGTGGAAAGGCGGGTCACTACATTCGTCAATGCCCTTTGCCAGtg gTGCAAGACAAAAGCGCAGACGGTCCTAAACCTGTAAAAATCAGTAAGGGCATCCCTCAGAGCTTCATGGTGAAAGCTGACCCCGGCACCAAGGGAGCCATGTTGACCAGCACTGGAGAATATGCCATACCTGCCATTGATGC GGAGGCGTATGCTCAAGGAAAGAAGGAGCGTCCTCCTTTCGTTCCACATGAGCAATCGTCATCCGAGGATGATACAGACCCAATCCCAGATGAACTGCTGTGCCCCATCTGCAATGATCTGATGACAGATGCTGTGGTTATACCCTGCTGTGGAAACAGTTACTGTGATGAAT GTATCCGAACTGCATTGTTGGACTCAGAGGAGCACATCTGCTCGTCATGCAATCAGTCTGACGTTTCACCCGATAATCTGATTGCCAACAAGTTTCTTCGACAG GCTGTGAACAACTTCAAGAATGAGACGGGATACACCAAACATGGGCGCAAACAAGTCCAGCAGGCTGTCCCTCCCCCACCACGTCCCCAGTTGGTCAGGCCTCTTCATTCTAGGCAGCAGGACCCTCTGCTGGCCAATTTCTCTAACCCACCTTCAACAAGTACAGCCACAACAGCTCCCAAAACGGAAAACCTGCCCGTTGGCACTCCTTCTGCATTCTCTCCTTCAACTCCGAGTCCACCTCATGCAGAGGCTGCCTCTGAAGAGCCAAATGCTTCTCCAGCTACTGCACCTGTTTCTGACCACCATTCTCCAGTGCACTCCAGCAGCCAGGGAGAACCACCCCCACCTGG TGAAGTTGATGAGGCTGATCCAGAGCCTGCTGTGAAACAGGAGTCTTCAGGAAAATCAGAAAGTGCAACACAG aGATACAATTTGCCAGTTATTAGTCACCTTCCACCTTCAAGGCCTCATCATTCCTCAG GCCACCAGTCACGACACAATCAGTCCCACAGAGGTGGAGGCAGACACTG GAACAGAAACAGAGGGGAACAGACTCACCTACAGGCGCCTCTACCTCCTGTACCTGCTCCTCAAGTCTACCCATCTCCCCTCTACCCACCCCCAACACAGCCGTATCTACCTCCGTACAGCTCTGGGCCCGGGCTTATCCCTCCACCCATTATCAGTTACCAGCCCCAGCCTGTATTTGCCCCTGGACCTCCAGTGCTAAACCCTCCCTGGGTTCCCCCTGGTGCCCAGCCTCCTCTTCTCCCTTTACCACCTATGGCACAGCCTCTGCTTTCTAAGGAGGATTTCTACAGACCAAGACACCACAGACAAGACAA agCTACATCCAAACTTGATGAGTTTACTAAAGACTTTCATGAAGAGCTTATCAAGTATAGAAATGCACCAAAAAGAAGAAGGCCATCTTACCCCAG gtCCCGGTCATACAGTCGCTCACCATTCAGCCGTTCTCCGTATTCTCGCTCTAGATCAAGATCTAGATCCAGATCAAGATCCAGGTCTTACTCCTTTTCTCCAAGTCGGTCACGTTCACGTTCCCATGGCCGATCCTATACACGCTCCCCTTACTCTAGACGAAACGGACGCAGTTATGGACGCTCACGGACAAGGTCACGCTCCCGCTCAAGGTCTTTTGGCTACCGGCGGTCTGGTTCGCCACGTTCTCCCTTTCGAGTCTGGGAAGGAGCTGAAGGGGCTGGACCCTACCGGTCACGGTCCCGTTCCCCTGGTGGCTTTCGAAGCCGCAGCCCTGGTGGGCGGAGGCTGCCCCCTCGAGAGTTACTTCCTTATGACCTCAAAGGGCACAGCCCCACTGGCCACGATCGTTGGGAAAGAGAGCGGTACCGACAATGGGAGAAGGAGTACACAGACTGGTACAACAAATACTACAAAGACTATGACACccagcatccatccatgcatcacaggagccacagcagcagagagggcGAGAGGGAGAAAATGCCCTCATCCAGAGATTACTCACCTCAGGGGAGGGGACGAAGAGGACGAGACGAGAGAGGGGGTCCTCCTCATTATTTACCCACATCATCTTCTACAGGGAACAAGTCCAGCTCTAAACTCATGagatcaaagaaaataaaaaggaagacGGGGGAGGAAGGAGAAGCTTCACACCACTCACTGGACAGAGGGGATGCCACCCCTGTCAGAGATGAGCCAATGGATGAAATGTCTTCACAATCGAAAACACCTCCCATCTCATCAAAGGCTTCCGCTGGTGCAGCACCTTCTAAAGCTTCAGCCTCCAAAAGTACAGGTGTGCTTTCTAAAACCACCACCAAGTCCACTTCCAAGACTGTgtctgataaaacaaaaaaagagaagggtTCAAATGGTAAAACTAAAGGTAAGACGGAGAGTGTGAAGGTGAAGAGTGAAGGTGTAAAGGTGAAGAAAAAGACGGCAGAGGGTGTGATGACAAAGAAGAAAgattcttcatcttcctctgcttccAAACTGCTGAAGACTGTCAAAGATGCCTCCAATTTGACCACTACTAAAAAGGAGAAGAGCAAGATCTCTGTGAGATCCACGGCGGTGAAGACTCCTCCCCTGTCTTCCCAGAACCCCTTTCCTTCTCTTCACGAAGGCTCAAGATCAGACCATGACTTGCGGGGTAGAAGAGATCCCCCACAGAGTCTTCTTTCCCTCCCGCATCAACATGGACTCCCACACCTGCCCCGCCCTTCGTCGCCAATAGACAATCGAAGAAGGATGGGTGAAGAATGCCGCTCTTTACTTAGACCTCCTGGGAAGCTGAGGAGAATAGATGGTATAGAGGGTGGAGGGGACGTCCTCTCTCATTCGCATCTTCCACATCAGTTGGGTCTTCACAGATTTTCAGCCCCTTCTGACAGACTGTCCAATTTACCTCCTATGCAAGTGAGTCGTGACCTGGTCCGGGGTGATTCGGATCGATCAGCCATTAGACCTTTGATGGACATTCCG aaaccaatgaggAGGATCAAGTTGAACAGAGATCTGGGGAGAAGAGGTAGCACAGAGGCAACATCCTTGGACAAAGCACCCTTTGGTCTAGATAAGATAACCAACTCCACGTTAGATCGTTCGGCTGCTTCCATTGTTTCTGAAGGAAATGGAGTCAGTCCAGCTGGAGAAAATGAACGAAAAGATCCATCAGCATCTGTAGAAAGGCCTGTCTCCAGAGACAGACCAGGAGCCGGAGGAGACAAACGTCACAGCTCAGACATTGACCGAGATAGACTTTCTGCTTCTGAAAG GGATCGAGAGAGACCTTCCACCCTAGAAAGGGATCGAGAGAGACCTTCCACCCTAGAAAGGGATCGAGAAAAACCTTCCACTTCAGAAAGGGAGCGTGATAGACCTTCCACTTCAGAGAAAGATAGGTCTGCCACTTCAGAGAGAGACAGGGATAGATCTTCCGCTTCAGAAAGGGATCGAGAGAGATCTTCCACTTCAGAAAAGGATCGAGAGAGACCTACCACTTCAGAAAAAGATAGAGAGAGACCTTCCGCTTCAGAAAAGGAGCGTGAAAGACCTCCCGCTTCAGAAAGGGAGCGTGATAGACCTTCTGCTTCCGAAAGAGATCGAGATAGGTTATCCGCTTCAGAAAGAGATCGGGAAAAGCCATCTGCGTCAGAAAGAGATCGAGATAGAGCTTCGGGTTCTGGAAGGGATCGAGAAAGACCCTCTACTGCAGAAAGAGATCAAGATAAATCTGTTTCAGATCGAGATCAAGATAAAGCTTCTGCTTCAGAAAGAGGACGAGATCGATCTGCTTTTGACAAGGACCGACTTGTGGGGtctaaagaaaaagacaaggtCTCTAGTACTGGCTTGGAGAAAGCAGCAGTGGACAGAGACAAAGAGGTTGAGAAGTCagcaaaaccagaaaaaaagaactccAATAGTGGAAGTGGAGGAGGCAGGTCGGTCTGTTTAGATAAGATGACTATTGGCGAGAAATCTGCCATAACTAGGAGGCCGTCTGACCATCAGGAGAGACCTAGTGTGTCCTCCAAGGAGAGAGGGGAGAGCTCAGACAAAGCCGCTAAATCTGACAG AAGTACATCCAGTGACAGAACAGAGAGGAGTGGCCTTAAAGGAGAGAAATCATCTGCTCCCGTCAGGGAAG GCGTGAAAGATCGACAACCGATGTCTGTGAAGAGTAAACCAAGGCTCAGCCGAAAGGCTCTGTCGAGCCACGCGGTCTCTTCAACCAG ACCAAGCCAAGAAAAGAATCAGAATTCTGAGAAAGAGCTGAAGAGCGTAACCTCCAAACCAGTAAAGCCGCCCTCATCCAGCCCTTCCAGCAGCCCAAGTGTCAGCCCGGCCAACCTGGAGCCGCTCATTCAGCCTCCTCCTCGCTCCAAATGGGAGaaagaagatgatgaagagggcCAGGAAGATGTTCTCCCTGCAGCCATCAAGGAGCCTTCACCTGTAAAGCATAGGAGTCAGGTCAGAGAGGTGCTCTCTGAAGCCGCTAAACCCATCAGGAGCGAGTACCGAGAGGTTTCaagggaggagaggagaggagtgggtagagaggagaagaaaaggaaatCAGCGAGGGATGAGGGTAAAGGTGTCAGGACTTCACAAACAGACTCCAGCAAGCAAGTCAAAGCCAAAGTTACCAAGGATGAGGGCAGAGGGGCAAAAGAGGAGAAGAAATCTTCaggaagagaggaggagagaagagGGGAAAGAGAGGAAGGGCGAGGAGTGACAGGGAAAGAGGAGAGAGCAGTtgagagcagaggaggaggacaagAGGGGAGTCGTGGCCCAGAGCCCAAGCGACAGCGCTTATGCTCCGACCTGACACGGGAGACTGATGAGGCGGCCTTTGTGCCCGATTACAGTGAAGGTGAGGGCTCGGAGGCGGAGGGGGGGAGGAGCGGCAGGAGCATCAGCCCCTCCCTCAGCCAACTGTCAGTCAGCCAGCCGTCCCGCAGCCCCACCATGAGCAACCACAGTAGCTCagccaccaccaccaccacggacaagaagaagaagaaacacaagaaacacaaaaaacacaagaagcaCAAAAAGCACAGCAGCCAGGACAAAGAAGGAGAGCCCAAAAcgcacaaacacaagaaaaagaaacacaaaaagaataaagacaAGGAGACAGAGGAGGATGAAAAGAAGATGGACAAAGAAGAGGAGGTTCCTCCATGCTAA
- the LOC101160962 gene encoding E3 ubiquitin-protein ligase RBBP6 isoform X2, which yields MSCVHYKFSSKLDYNTVTFDGLHITLSELKRQIMARERLKATDCDLQITNAQTREEYTDDEAHIPKHASVIVRRTPLGGVKPAGRTFIVDRSDTSVVGSSRPTDSSPSLSLAQLAKTANLVDANASEEDKIKAMMTQSNHDYDPANYSKKAIGPPPAHYTCFRCGKAGHYIRQCPLPVVQDKSADGPKPVKISKGIPQSFMVKADPGTKGAMLTSTGEYAIPAIDAEAYAQGKKERPPFVPHEQSSSEDDTDPIPDELLCPICNDLMTDAVVIPCCGNSYCDECIRTALLDSEEHICSSCNQSDVSPDNLIANKFLRQAVNNFKNETGYTKHGRKQVQQAVPPPPRPQLVRPLHSRQQDPLLANFSNPPSTSTATTAPKTENLPVGTPSAFSPSTPSPPHAEAASEEPNASPATAPVSDHHSPVHSSSQGEPPPPGEVDEADPEPAVKQESSGKSESATQRYNLPVISHLPPSRPHHSSGHQSRHNQSHRGGGRHWNRNRGEQTHLQAPLPPVPAPQVYPSPLYPPPTQPYLPPYSSGPGLIPPPIISYQPQPVFAPGPPVLNPPWVPPGAQPPLLPLPPMAQPLLSKEDFYRPRHHRQDKATSKLDEFTKDFHEELIKYRNAPKRRRPSYPRSRSYSRSPFSRSPYSRSRSRSRSRSRSRSYSFSPSRSRSRSHGRSYTRSPYSRRNGRSYGRSRTRSRSRSRSFGYRRSGSPRSPFRVWEGAEGAGPYRSRSRSPGGFRSRSPGGRRLPPRELLPYDLKGHSPTGHDRWERERYRQWEKEYTDWYNKYYKDYDTQHPSMHHRSHSSREGEREKMPSSRDYSPQGRGRRGRDERGGPPHYLPTSSSTGNKSSSKLMRSKKIKRKTGEEGEASHHSLDRGDATPVRDEPMDEMSSQSKTPPISSKASAGAAPSKASASKSTGVLSKTTTKSTSKTVSDKTKKEKGSNGKTKGKTESVKVKSEGVKVKKKTAEGVMTKKKDSSSSSASKLLKTVKDASNLTTTKKEKSKISVRSTAVKTPPLSSQNPFPSLHEGSRSDHDLRGRRDPPQSLLSLPHQHGLPHLPRPSSPIDNRRRMGEECRSLLRPPGKLRRIDGIEGGGDVLSHSHLPHQLGLHRFSAPSDRLSNLPPMQVSRDLVRGDSDRSAIRPLMDIPKPMRRIKLNRDLGRRGSTEATSLDKAPFGLDKITNSTLDRSAASIVSEGNGVSPAGENERKDPSASVERPVSRDRPGAGGDKRHSSDIDRDRLSASERDRERPSTLERDRERPSTLERDRERPSILERDRERPSTLERDRERPSTLERDREKPSTSERERDRPSTSEKDRSATSERDRDRSSASERDRERSSTSEKDRERPTTSEKDRERPSASEKERERPPASERERDRPSASERDRDRLSASERDREKPSASERDRDRASGSGRDRERPSTAERDQDKSVSDRDQDKASASERGRDRSAFDKDRLVGSKEKDKVSSTGLEKAAVDRDKEVEKSAKPEKKNSNSGSGGGRSVCLDKMTIGEKSAITRRPSDHQERPSVSSKERGESSDKAAKSDSTSSDRTERSGLKGEKSSAPVREGVKDRQPMSVKSKPRLSRKALSSHAVSSTRPSQEKNQNSEKELKSVTSKPVKPPSSSPSSSPSVSPANLEPLIQPPPRSKWEKEDDEEGQEDVLPAAIKEPSPVKHRSQVREVLSEAAKPIRSEYREVSREERRGVGREEKKRKSARDEGKGVRTSQTDSSKQVKAKVTKDEGRGAKEEKKSSGREEERRGEREEGRGVTGKEERAVESRGGGQEGSRGPEPKRQRLCSDLTRETDEAAFVPDYSEGEGSEAEGGRSGRSISPSLSQLSVSQPSRSPTMSNHSSSATTTTTDKKKKKHKKHKKHKKHKKHSSQDKEGEPKTHKHKKKKHKKNKDKETEEDEKKMDKEEEVPPC from the exons ACGGATTCTTCTCCTTCTTTGTCTCTTGCCCAGCTTGCCAAG ACCGCTAATCTGGTTGACGCAAATGCGTCAGAGGAGGACAAGATTAAAGCCATGATGACTCAATCGAATCATGATTATGACCCAGCAAA TTACTCAAAGAAGGCAATTGGACCCCCACCTGCTCACTATACTTGCTTTCGTTGTGGAAAGGCGGGTCACTACATTCGTCAATGCCCTTTGCCAGtg gTGCAAGACAAAAGCGCAGACGGTCCTAAACCTGTAAAAATCAGTAAGGGCATCCCTCAGAGCTTCATGGTGAAAGCTGACCCCGGCACCAAGGGAGCCATGTTGACCAGCACTGGAGAATATGCCATACCTGCCATTGATGC GGAGGCGTATGCTCAAGGAAAGAAGGAGCGTCCTCCTTTCGTTCCACATGAGCAATCGTCATCCGAGGATGATACAGACCCAATCCCAGATGAACTGCTGTGCCCCATCTGCAATGATCTGATGACAGATGCTGTGGTTATACCCTGCTGTGGAAACAGTTACTGTGATGAAT GTATCCGAACTGCATTGTTGGACTCAGAGGAGCACATCTGCTCGTCATGCAATCAGTCTGACGTTTCACCCGATAATCTGATTGCCAACAAGTTTCTTCGACAG GCTGTGAACAACTTCAAGAATGAGACGGGATACACCAAACATGGGCGCAAACAAGTCCAGCAGGCTGTCCCTCCCCCACCACGTCCCCAGTTGGTCAGGCCTCTTCATTCTAGGCAGCAGGACCCTCTGCTGGCCAATTTCTCTAACCCACCTTCAACAAGTACAGCCACAACAGCTCCCAAAACGGAAAACCTGCCCGTTGGCACTCCTTCTGCATTCTCTCCTTCAACTCCGAGTCCACCTCATGCAGAGGCTGCCTCTGAAGAGCCAAATGCTTCTCCAGCTACTGCACCTGTTTCTGACCACCATTCTCCAGTGCACTCCAGCAGCCAGGGAGAACCACCCCCACCTGG TGAAGTTGATGAGGCTGATCCAGAGCCTGCTGTGAAACAGGAGTCTTCAGGAAAATCAGAAAGTGCAACACAG aGATACAATTTGCCAGTTATTAGTCACCTTCCACCTTCAAGGCCTCATCATTCCTCAG GCCACCAGTCACGACACAATCAGTCCCACAGAGGTGGAGGCAGACACTG GAACAGAAACAGAGGGGAACAGACTCACCTACAGGCGCCTCTACCTCCTGTACCTGCTCCTCAAGTCTACCCATCTCCCCTCTACCCACCCCCAACACAGCCGTATCTACCTCCGTACAGCTCTGGGCCCGGGCTTATCCCTCCACCCATTATCAGTTACCAGCCCCAGCCTGTATTTGCCCCTGGACCTCCAGTGCTAAACCCTCCCTGGGTTCCCCCTGGTGCCCAGCCTCCTCTTCTCCCTTTACCACCTATGGCACAGCCTCTGCTTTCTAAGGAGGATTTCTACAGACCAAGACACCACAGACAAGACAA agCTACATCCAAACTTGATGAGTTTACTAAAGACTTTCATGAAGAGCTTATCAAGTATAGAAATGCACCAAAAAGAAGAAGGCCATCTTACCCCAG gtCCCGGTCATACAGTCGCTCACCATTCAGCCGTTCTCCGTATTCTCGCTCTAGATCAAGATCTAGATCCAGATCAAGATCCAGGTCTTACTCCTTTTCTCCAAGTCGGTCACGTTCACGTTCCCATGGCCGATCCTATACACGCTCCCCTTACTCTAGACGAAACGGACGCAGTTATGGACGCTCACGGACAAGGTCACGCTCCCGCTCAAGGTCTTTTGGCTACCGGCGGTCTGGTTCGCCACGTTCTCCCTTTCGAGTCTGGGAAGGAGCTGAAGGGGCTGGACCCTACCGGTCACGGTCCCGTTCCCCTGGTGGCTTTCGAAGCCGCAGCCCTGGTGGGCGGAGGCTGCCCCCTCGAGAGTTACTTCCTTATGACCTCAAAGGGCACAGCCCCACTGGCCACGATCGTTGGGAAAGAGAGCGGTACCGACAATGGGAGAAGGAGTACACAGACTGGTACAACAAATACTACAAAGACTATGACACccagcatccatccatgcatcacaggagccacagcagcagagagggcGAGAGGGAGAAAATGCCCTCATCCAGAGATTACTCACCTCAGGGGAGGGGACGAAGAGGACGAGACGAGAGAGGGGGTCCTCCTCATTATTTACCCACATCATCTTCTACAGGGAACAAGTCCAGCTCTAAACTCATGagatcaaagaaaataaaaaggaagacGGGGGAGGAAGGAGAAGCTTCACACCACTCACTGGACAGAGGGGATGCCACCCCTGTCAGAGATGAGCCAATGGATGAAATGTCTTCACAATCGAAAACACCTCCCATCTCATCAAAGGCTTCCGCTGGTGCAGCACCTTCTAAAGCTTCAGCCTCCAAAAGTACAGGTGTGCTTTCTAAAACCACCACCAAGTCCACTTCCAAGACTGTgtctgataaaacaaaaaaagagaagggtTCAAATGGTAAAACTAAAGGTAAGACGGAGAGTGTGAAGGTGAAGAGTGAAGGTGTAAAGGTGAAGAAAAAGACGGCAGAGGGTGTGATGACAAAGAAGAAAgattcttcatcttcctctgcttccAAACTGCTGAAGACTGTCAAAGATGCCTCCAATTTGACCACTACTAAAAAGGAGAAGAGCAAGATCTCTGTGAGATCCACGGCGGTGAAGACTCCTCCCCTGTCTTCCCAGAACCCCTTTCCTTCTCTTCACGAAGGCTCAAGATCAGACCATGACTTGCGGGGTAGAAGAGATCCCCCACAGAGTCTTCTTTCCCTCCCGCATCAACATGGACTCCCACACCTGCCCCGCCCTTCGTCGCCAATAGACAATCGAAGAAGGATGGGTGAAGAATGCCGCTCTTTACTTAGACCTCCTGGGAAGCTGAGGAGAATAGATGGTATAGAGGGTGGAGGGGACGTCCTCTCTCATTCGCATCTTCCACATCAGTTGGGTCTTCACAGATTTTCAGCCCCTTCTGACAGACTGTCCAATTTACCTCCTATGCAAGTGAGTCGTGACCTGGTCCGGGGTGATTCGGATCGATCAGCCATTAGACCTTTGATGGACATTCCG aaaccaatgaggAGGATCAAGTTGAACAGAGATCTGGGGAGAAGAGGTAGCACAGAGGCAACATCCTTGGACAAAGCACCCTTTGGTCTAGATAAGATAACCAACTCCACGTTAGATCGTTCGGCTGCTTCCATTGTTTCTGAAGGAAATGGAGTCAGTCCAGCTGGAGAAAATGAACGAAAAGATCCATCAGCATCTGTAGAAAGGCCTGTCTCCAGAGACAGACCAGGAGCCGGAGGAGACAAACGTCACAGCTCAGACATTGACCGAGATAGACTTTCTGCTTCTGAAAGGGATCGAGAGAGACCTTCCACTCTAGAAAGGGATCGAGAGAGACCTTCCACTCTAGAAAGGGATCGAGAGAGACCATCCATCCTAGAAAGGGATCGAGAGAGACCTTCCACCCTAGAAAGGGATCGAGAGAGACCTTCCACCCTAGAAAGGGATCGAGAAAAACCTTCCACTTCAGAAAGGGAGCGTGATAGACCTTCCACTTCAGAGAAAGATAGGTCTGCCACTTCAGAGAGAGACAGGGATAGATCTTCCGCTTCAGAAAGGGATCGAGAGAGATCTTCCACTTCAGAAAAGGATCGAGAGAGACCTACCACTTCAGAAAAAGATAGAGAGAGACCTTCCGCTTCAGAAAAGGAGCGTGAAAGACCTCCCGCTTCAGAAAGGGAGCGTGATAGACCTTCTGCTTCCGAAAGAGATCGAGATAGGTTATCCGCTTCAGAAAGAGATCGGGAAAAGCCATCTGCGTCAGAAAGAGATCGAGATAGAGCTTCGGGTTCTGGAAGGGATCGAGAAAGACCCTCTACTGCAGAAAGAGATCAAGATAAATCTGTTTCAGATCGAGATCAAGATAAAGCTTCTGCTTCAGAAAGAGGACGAGATCGATCTGCTTTTGACAAGGACCGACTTGTGGGGtctaaagaaaaagacaaggtCTCTAGTACTGGCTTGGAGAAAGCAGCAGTGGACAGAGACAAAGAGGTTGAGAAGTCagcaaaaccagaaaaaaagaactccAATAGTGGAAGTGGAGGAGGCAGGTCGGTCTGTTTAGATAAGATGACTATTGGCGAGAAATCTGCCATAACTAGGAGGCCGTCTGACCATCAGGAGAGACCTAGTGTGTCCTCCAAGGAGAGAGGGGAGAGCTCAGACAAAGCCGCTAAATCTGACAG TACATCCAGTGACAGAACAGAGAGGAGTGGCCTTAAAGGAGAGAAATCATCTGCTCCCGTCAGGGAAG GCGTGAAAGATCGACAACCGATGTCTGTGAAGAGTAAACCAAGGCTCAGCCGAAAGGCTCTGTCGAGCCACGCGGTCTCTTCAACCAG ACCAAGCCAAGAAAAGAATCAGAATTCTGAGAAAGAGCTGAAGAGCGTAACCTCCAAACCAGTAAAGCCGCCCTCATCCAGCCCTTCCAGCAGCCCAAGTGTCAGCCCGGCCAACCTGGAGCCGCTCATTCAGCCTCCTCCTCGCTCCAAATGGGAGaaagaagatgatgaagagggcCAGGAAGATGTTCTCCCTGCAGCCATCAAGGAGCCTTCACCTGTAAAGCATAGGAGTCAGGTCAGAGAGGTGCTCTCTGAAGCCGCTAAACCCATCAGGAGCGAGTACCGAGAGGTTTCaagggaggagaggagaggagtgggtagagaggagaagaaaaggaaatCAGCGAGGGATGAGGGTAAAGGTGTCAGGACTTCACAAACAGACTCCAGCAAGCAAGTCAAAGCCAAAGTTACCAAGGATGAGGGCAGAGGGGCAAAAGAGGAGAAGAAATCTTCaggaagagaggaggagagaagagGGGAAAGAGAGGAAGGGCGAGGAGTGACAGGGAAAGAGGAGAGAGCAGTtgagagcagaggaggaggacaagAGGGGAGTCGTGGCCCAGAGCCCAAGCGACAGCGCTTATGCTCCGACCTGACACGGGAGACTGATGAGGCGGCCTTTGTGCCCGATTACAGTGAAGGTGAGGGCTCGGAGGCGGAGGGGGGGAGGAGCGGCAGGAGCATCAGCCCCTCCCTCAGCCAACTGTCAGTCAGCCAGCCGTCCCGCAGCCCCACCATGAGCAACCACAGTAGCTCagccaccaccaccaccacggacaagaagaagaagaaacacaagaaacacaaaaaacacaagaagcaCAAAAAGCACAGCAGCCAGGACAAAGAAGGAGAGCCCAAAAcgcacaaacacaagaaaaagaaacacaaaaagaataaagacaAGGAGACAGAGGAGGATGAAAAGAAGATGGACAAAGAAGAGGAGGTTCCTCCATGCTAA